Proteins from one Planctomyces sp. SH-PL62 genomic window:
- a CDS encoding M14 family metallopeptidase, producing the protein MSQRVFALLLVLAWLPSPAGAQSVPGEAGWLLPMPEVDADPAIPTLSQVVGHSWGADVSSASEIERYLSALAAAAPDRSRLVPYGRTIEKRGLAYLVITSPANLARLDEIRETNLRLADPRKISRDEARPLIESLPAILWMAYGVHGDEISSGDAAILTAYHLLADRREETRRLLDRVIVIIDPMQNPDGRDRFVNFHREGRGVEPDAEPLAAERVQRWATGRHNHYLFDMNRDWFLQTQSESRDKVAAYLRWQPHVLIDAHEMGSENEYYFDPPADPVLDLITPRQRAWFERFGKRQAGRFDALGFLYTSREQYDGFYPGYGTTWPTLHGAIGILWEQAGTRGLVVDREDEKKLYYHDGVRRHYVSGIATVETAAAGAREIVGDFYDYRASAVALGREGPVRDYLLLPGSTPTRAAGLADLLLRNGVEVRKLTAAVTVQARKNAEGSVKEWTAPAGSYHVTIAQPAGRLARSLLDPRFDMGEAFRKRQLDRKRRRLDDEIYDLTAWSLPLTHGVVSLAVEGPSELSSEPIEKAQPNGGVAGPDKARVGYLIHAEDDAAMLALAELIRAGFRVQVLDEAIRLGGVGFAKGTLLVRTTENPESLHDRIRELASRLGLSVVATDTGLVDGGTGLGGFQITWVKPPKVAMLVDRPASPFVGHSWYLFDQVWRYPATRVPGGAIADLDLTKYNVLVLPDGRYPGPLPDVFAERLKNWVRSGGTLILVKGAAAWGTEKSVGLLASKVVKKPIKAAAEPDSSAKPDGDKPGVSDEPRTNPDEESPDPVPGAFLRAEVYDDHFVTFGSPSEVFPLVNTDLVLTPLKPVAGRNLVNLADRDTLVSGFCWPQTLELMAGKPLVAYQALGKGHVVAFADDPNYRAMAPTTQRFFLNAVFFGPGH; encoded by the coding sequence ATGTCGCAGCGGGTCTTCGCGCTTTTGCTCGTGCTTGCGTGGCTTCCATCGCCGGCCGGCGCGCAGTCGGTGCCGGGCGAAGCAGGCTGGCTCCTTCCCATGCCCGAGGTCGACGCCGATCCCGCGATCCCGACCCTCTCGCAGGTCGTGGGGCATTCCTGGGGCGCGGACGTCTCCAGCGCGTCGGAGATCGAACGCTATCTGTCCGCCCTGGCCGCAGCCGCTCCCGATCGATCCCGCCTGGTCCCTTACGGCCGGACCATCGAGAAGCGGGGGCTCGCCTACCTCGTGATCACGTCGCCGGCGAACCTCGCCCGGCTCGACGAGATCCGCGAGACGAACCTGCGGCTGGCCGACCCCCGGAAGATCTCGCGCGACGAGGCGCGTCCGCTGATCGAGTCGCTGCCGGCCATCCTCTGGATGGCCTACGGCGTCCACGGCGACGAGATCTCCTCGGGAGACGCCGCTATCCTGACGGCGTATCACCTGCTGGCCGATCGCCGCGAGGAGACGCGCCGGCTGCTCGATCGGGTGATCGTGATCATCGACCCCATGCAAAATCCGGACGGCCGCGACCGGTTCGTGAACTTCCATCGCGAGGGGAGGGGGGTGGAGCCCGACGCCGAACCGCTCGCCGCCGAGCGTGTCCAGCGCTGGGCGACCGGCCGCCACAACCATTACCTGTTCGACATGAATCGGGATTGGTTCCTCCAGACGCAGTCGGAGAGCCGCGACAAGGTCGCCGCGTACCTCCGCTGGCAGCCCCACGTCCTCATCGACGCCCATGAGATGGGGTCCGAAAACGAGTATTATTTCGACCCCCCGGCCGATCCGGTCCTCGACCTCATCACGCCCCGCCAGCGCGCGTGGTTCGAGCGGTTCGGCAAACGGCAGGCGGGACGGTTCGACGCGCTCGGATTCCTCTATACGAGCCGCGAGCAATACGACGGCTTCTATCCCGGTTACGGAACCACCTGGCCCACGCTCCACGGAGCGATCGGGATCCTCTGGGAACAGGCCGGGACGCGCGGGCTGGTCGTCGACCGCGAGGATGAGAAGAAGCTCTACTACCACGACGGCGTCCGCCGCCATTACGTCAGCGGGATCGCAACCGTCGAGACGGCCGCCGCCGGAGCCCGTGAGATCGTCGGCGATTTCTACGATTATCGGGCCTCCGCCGTCGCTCTGGGGCGTGAGGGGCCGGTGCGCGATTACCTCCTCCTTCCCGGCTCGACGCCCACCCGCGCCGCCGGGCTCGCCGACCTGCTGCTCAGGAACGGCGTGGAGGTGCGCAAGCTCACCGCCGCGGTGACCGTCCAGGCCCGGAAGAACGCCGAGGGCTCAGTCAAGGAGTGGACGGCGCCGGCGGGTAGCTATCATGTGACGATCGCCCAGCCGGCGGGGCGTCTCGCTCGGTCGCTGCTCGACCCTCGTTTCGACATGGGGGAAGCCTTCCGCAAGCGACAACTCGACCGGAAGCGCCGGCGTCTCGACGACGAGATCTACGACCTGACCGCCTGGTCGCTGCCATTGACCCACGGCGTCGTCTCGCTGGCCGTTGAGGGCCCCTCCGAGCTTTCCAGCGAGCCGATCGAGAAGGCTCAGCCGAACGGCGGCGTCGCCGGACCGGACAAAGCCCGGGTCGGCTATCTGATCCACGCCGAGGACGACGCCGCCATGCTCGCCCTCGCCGAGTTGATCCGCGCCGGGTTTCGGGTTCAGGTCCTCGATGAAGCGATCCGCCTGGGAGGCGTCGGCTTCGCCAAGGGGACGCTCTTGGTCAGGACGACCGAGAACCCCGAGAGCCTCCATGATCGAATCCGCGAGCTGGCCTCGCGACTCGGCCTCTCCGTGGTCGCGACCGACACGGGCCTCGTCGACGGCGGGACCGGACTGGGCGGGTTCCAGATCACATGGGTCAAGCCGCCGAAGGTCGCGATGCTCGTCGACCGCCCGGCCTCACCCTTCGTCGGCCACTCGTGGTACCTGTTCGATCAGGTCTGGCGCTACCCGGCCACCCGTGTTCCGGGGGGGGCGATCGCGGACCTCGACCTCACGAAATACAACGTCCTCGTCCTCCCCGACGGCCGATACCCCGGCCCGCTCCCCGACGTCTTCGCCGAGAGGCTCAAGAACTGGGTGCGATCCGGCGGCACCTTGATTCTGGTGAAGGGCGCGGCCGCCTGGGGGACGGAAAAGTCGGTCGGCCTGCTGGCCTCGAAGGTCGTGAAGAAGCCGATCAAGGCGGCCGCCGAACCCGACTCCAGCGCGAAGCCGGACGGCGACAAGCCGGGAGTCTCAGACGAGCCCCGGACCAATCCCGACGAGGAATCCCCCGATCCCGTTCCGGGCGCCTTCCTGCGAGCCGAGGTCTATGACGACCATTTCGTGACGTTCGGTTCGCCGTCCGAGGTCTTCCCGCTCGTCAACACCGATCTCGTCCTGACCCCCTTGAAACCCGTCGCCGGCCGCAACCTGGTGAACCTCGCCGACCGTGATACGCTGGTCAGCGGCTTCTGCTGGCCTCAGACTCTGGAGCTGATGGCCGGCAAGCCGCTCGTCGCCTATCAGGCCCTGGGGAAAGGCCACGTCGTCGCCTTCGCGGACGATCCCAACTACCGCGCCATGGCCCCGACGACCCAGCGCTTCTTCCTCAACGCCGTCTTCTTCGGCCCCGGACATTGA
- a CDS encoding alpha/beta hydrolase family protein, with amino-acid sequence MPHPLSIRLVPCAWLATLLTATAVLAQEPAPMRTTPEMLAAPKSRPAEGFQADGLSAVFYEAMPWKGKRTEAFAWIGLPSLKPGEKAPGIVLVHGGGGTAFEAWVRLWTGRGYAAIAMDTCGTVPRGAYGKWERHENGGPPGNDFADALSAPEDQWPYHAVADVVLAHSLLRSLPEVDPDRIGLTGISWGGYLTCITSGLDPRFKFAAPVYGCGFLGENSVWKPEIDKLGPTGERWLALWDPSHYLPLGRSPKLWVTGTNDFAYPLDSVRKSYLAAGGDSTLSIRLRMPHGHGGAGENPEEIRVFADSLLKGEPGLLQLSPIRRDGDSVRATYDGASHAVRAELLFTKEDGKWHERLWESTEAQVDPASKSVSARIPDSARVFFLNLYDDRGSVVSTPHVDLAEPRDRGD; translated from the coding sequence TTGCCCCACCCCCTGTCGATCCGGCTCGTCCCCTGCGCCTGGCTCGCGACCCTGCTGACGGCGACGGCCGTCCTGGCGCAAGAGCCCGCGCCGATGCGCACGACCCCCGAGATGCTCGCCGCCCCCAAATCCAGGCCCGCCGAGGGATTCCAGGCCGACGGCCTCTCCGCCGTCTTCTATGAGGCCATGCCCTGGAAAGGGAAGCGTACCGAGGCCTTCGCCTGGATCGGCCTTCCCTCCCTGAAGCCGGGGGAAAAAGCCCCGGGGATCGTCCTGGTCCACGGCGGCGGCGGGACGGCGTTCGAAGCCTGGGTGCGGCTCTGGACGGGGCGGGGCTATGCGGCCATCGCCATGGACACCTGCGGGACGGTCCCGCGCGGCGCCTACGGCAAATGGGAGCGCCACGAGAACGGCGGCCCTCCGGGCAACGATTTCGCCGACGCCCTCTCGGCTCCCGAGGACCAGTGGCCTTACCACGCCGTCGCCGACGTCGTCCTCGCCCACTCGCTGCTGCGGTCCTTGCCCGAGGTCGACCCCGACCGCATCGGCCTGACCGGGATCTCCTGGGGAGGCTACCTGACCTGCATCACGTCCGGGCTCGATCCCCGCTTCAAGTTCGCCGCGCCGGTCTACGGCTGCGGCTTCCTGGGCGAGAATTCGGTCTGGAAGCCGGAGATCGACAAGCTCGGTCCGACCGGTGAGCGATGGCTGGCCCTCTGGGACCCCTCGCACTACCTCCCCCTGGGACGTTCGCCCAAGCTCTGGGTCACGGGCACCAACGACTTCGCCTATCCGCTGGACTCGGTCCGCAAGTCCTACCTCGCCGCCGGAGGCGATTCGACGCTGAGCATCCGCCTCCGCATGCCGCACGGCCACGGCGGGGCTGGCGAGAACCCGGAGGAGATCCGCGTCTTCGCCGACTCGCTGCTGAAAGGGGAGCCGGGACTTCTCCAACTCAGCCCGATCCGGCGCGACGGCGACTCGGTCAGGGCGACCTATGACGGCGCGTCCCACGCCGTCCGGGCCGAACTGCTGTTCACGAAGGAGGACGGCAAGTGGCACGAACGGCTCTGGGAATCGACCGAGGCCCAGGTCGACCCGGCATCGAAATCGGTGTCGGCCCGAATCCCCGACTCCGCCCGCGTCTTCTTCCTGAACCTCTACGATGACCGAGGCTCCGTCGTCAGCACCCCGCACGTCGACCTTGCGGAGCCTCGCGACCGGGGCGATTGA
- the cls gene encoding cardiolipin synthase, with product MHDVLTKAYYWIVAELTTLLGFGLAIVFVAYLLRQKRSPASTLAWLLVIVLAPYVGVPLYILFGGRKMIRMAARKAPVYVGTAQRSSPSIDSDTERLLRSYGVPEARAGNHVAIMETGEESYARLMELIDEARSTIYITTFILGDDEVGRALISALARKAERGVLVRLLLDDVGSWWLRRKRLAPLTRAGGRVAYFMPMLHLPFRGRANLRNHRKLAVADGRWALAGGMNLTSAYMGPLPDHQRWRDLSIVVEGPAVEDLEWLFRSDWKFATGENVPAGRRRAAMGNPEALRPPVQPSSGGTTVQVVASGPDVDGDPLFESLLSLIFFARKRIWIVTPYFVPDDMLVRALVLAVRRGVDVRLIVPWKSNHPIADLAREGYIRELYEAGTEILLYRPTMLHAKAVLFDDRLTIIGSPNMDNRSLFLNYEVALYVFALDRVAEVARWIEQLAAGCTYYEPKRGGTREIAENVLRLFAPLL from the coding sequence GTGCATGACGTCCTGACCAAGGCGTATTACTGGATCGTGGCCGAGCTGACGACCCTGCTCGGCTTCGGGCTCGCGATCGTCTTCGTGGCCTACCTGCTCCGCCAGAAGCGCTCCCCGGCCAGTACGCTGGCCTGGCTGCTGGTGATCGTCCTGGCGCCGTACGTCGGCGTGCCCCTGTACATCCTGTTCGGGGGCCGGAAGATGATTCGGATGGCCGCGCGGAAGGCTCCGGTCTACGTCGGGACCGCCCAACGCTCCTCGCCGTCGATCGACTCCGACACCGAGCGACTCCTGCGATCATATGGGGTGCCGGAGGCCAGGGCGGGCAACCACGTGGCCATCATGGAGACCGGTGAGGAATCCTACGCCCGGTTGATGGAGCTGATCGACGAGGCCCGCTCGACGATCTACATCACCACGTTCATCCTGGGGGACGACGAGGTCGGCCGGGCGTTAATCTCGGCCCTGGCCCGCAAGGCGGAGCGAGGGGTCCTGGTGCGTCTGCTGCTGGACGACGTCGGGTCGTGGTGGCTGCGTCGCAAGCGCCTGGCCCCGCTGACCCGGGCGGGAGGCCGCGTCGCGTATTTCATGCCCATGCTCCACCTGCCGTTCCGAGGGCGTGCGAACCTGCGGAACCATCGCAAGCTCGCGGTGGCCGACGGCCGCTGGGCCCTGGCGGGTGGGATGAACCTGACGTCCGCCTACATGGGCCCGCTCCCCGACCACCAGCGCTGGCGGGACCTGTCGATCGTCGTCGAGGGGCCGGCGGTCGAGGACCTGGAGTGGCTCTTCCGGTCGGACTGGAAGTTCGCCACCGGGGAGAACGTCCCGGCAGGCCGCCGTCGCGCCGCGATGGGGAACCCTGAGGCCCTGCGCCCCCCGGTGCAGCCGAGCTCGGGCGGCACGACGGTCCAGGTGGTCGCCAGCGGCCCGGACGTCGACGGAGACCCGCTTTTCGAGTCGCTCCTGTCGCTGATCTTCTTCGCCCGCAAGCGGATTTGGATCGTCACCCCGTACTTCGTCCCCGACGACATGCTCGTCCGGGCGCTCGTGTTGGCGGTCCGTCGCGGCGTCGACGTCCGCCTGATCGTCCCCTGGAAGTCCAACCATCCCATCGCCGACCTGGCCCGCGAGGGCTACATTCGCGAGTTGTACGAGGCGGGGACCGAGATCCTCCTCTACCGCCCGACCATGCTCCACGCCAAGGCGGTCCTGTTCGACGACCGCCTCACGATCATCGGCTCCCCGAACATGGACAACCGGAGCCTCTTCCTCAATTACGAGGTCGCCCTCTACGTCTTCGCCCTCGACCGCGTCGCCGAGGTCGCCCGCTGGATCGAACAGCTCGCCGCCGGCTGCACCTACTACGAGCCGAAGCGGGGAGGGACCCGCGAGATCGCCGAGAACGTCCTCCGCCTGTTCGCCCCCCTCCTCTGA
- a CDS encoding cation:proton antiporter, whose amino-acid sequence MENLEVDQLFAMLVIMLATAKLGGALAQKIGQPAVLGELIGGIVVGGSVMGIVDPHIETIHMLSELGVAILLLAIGLETDLGSMMKVGGTAVAVAVVGVVVPFGLGYVGCRMMGLDDIVAIMAGATLTATSVGITARVLSDLGKLKSPEGQVILGAAVIDDILGLVILTVVGGLVDGGEVTGWNVASATFKAFGFLAATLLVGKLLLPGLIRLGGRLRLPGTSTIYALILALGLAWLAEQSGSALIIGAFAAGVLLAGTAKAEEIEHGVTTLGHFFVPLFFVTVGASVDLSALDPRTPEARTALGVGAMLIVTGVVGKLAAGYAPFWFRGDKRVIGVGMVPRGEVGLIFARMGLDKGVFTGGLFGGVTLMVIVTTFLAPPLLKILVSNKGESPLKEEDDGISDLVSTA is encoded by the coding sequence ATGGAAAATCTGGAAGTCGACCAGCTGTTCGCGATGCTGGTGATCATGCTTGCGACGGCGAAGCTTGGCGGGGCGCTGGCCCAGAAAATCGGGCAGCCGGCGGTGCTGGGGGAGTTGATCGGCGGGATCGTGGTGGGCGGCTCGGTCATGGGGATCGTCGATCCTCACATCGAGACGATCCACATGCTCTCCGAGCTGGGGGTGGCGATTTTGCTCCTGGCGATCGGGCTGGAGACGGATTTGGGCTCGATGATGAAGGTCGGCGGCACGGCGGTGGCGGTGGCCGTCGTGGGCGTGGTCGTGCCGTTCGGGCTGGGCTACGTGGGCTGCCGGATGATGGGGCTCGACGACATCGTCGCGATCATGGCCGGTGCGACGCTGACGGCGACCAGCGTCGGCATCACCGCGCGGGTCCTGTCGGACCTGGGGAAGCTCAAGTCGCCTGAAGGCCAGGTGATCCTGGGGGCGGCGGTGATCGACGACATACTCGGCCTGGTGATCCTGACGGTCGTCGGCGGCCTGGTCGACGGCGGCGAGGTGACGGGATGGAACGTGGCGTCGGCCACCTTCAAGGCCTTCGGGTTCCTGGCCGCGACCCTCCTGGTGGGCAAGCTGCTCCTTCCCGGATTGATCCGCCTCGGCGGTCGGCTCAGACTCCCCGGGACGTCGACGATCTATGCCCTGATCCTGGCCCTGGGGCTGGCCTGGCTGGCCGAGCAATCCGGTTCCGCGCTGATCATCGGAGCTTTCGCGGCGGGCGTCCTGCTCGCGGGGACCGCCAAGGCCGAGGAGATCGAGCACGGCGTCACCACGCTCGGGCATTTCTTCGTCCCGCTCTTCTTCGTGACGGTCGGCGCCTCGGTCGATCTCTCGGCCCTCGACCCCCGCACCCCGGAGGCCCGCACGGCGCTGGGGGTGGGGGCGATGCTGATCGTGACGGGGGTCGTCGGCAAGCTGGCTGCGGGGTACGCCCCCTTCTGGTTCCGGGGGGACAAGCGGGTGATCGGCGTGGGGATGGTCCCTCGCGGCGAGGTCGGGCTGATCTTCGCCCGGATGGGCCTGGACAAGGGGGTCTTCACCGGCGGCCTGTTCGGCGGCGTCACGCTGATGGTCATCGTCACGACCTTCCTCGCGCCGCCGCTCTTGAAGATCCTCGTATCGAACAAGGGCGAGAGCCCGCTCAAGGAGGAAGACGACGGGATCAGCGACCTCGTGAGCACGGCCTGA